The genomic DNA ATCTTGGTGAACTCACTCATTCCTGCCCTGTTGGCGGGTAACACCGTCATCTTGAAGCCGTCGCCGCAGACGCCCACGATCGTCGAGCACGTGGCCAAGGTGTTTGAGGCGGCCGGCCTCCCAGCTGGCGTGCTGCAGTACTTCCATTGCGGCTCCCCCATCATGATCGAGTCCATCGTCCGCAACCCCAAGGTGAAGCTCGTCGCTTTCACTGGCTCCgtggccggcggcctcgcaGTGCAGCAGGCGGCGTCGGACCGCGTCGTCAACGTCGggctcgagctcggcggcaaggaccCGGCCTACAtccgcgacgacgtcgacatcgactgggccgcggccgagatcgtcgacggcgccgtcttcaacTCGGGCCAGAGCTGCTGCTCGGTCGAGCGCGTGTACGTGGCCGACAAGATCCACGACGCCTTTGTTGCGGCCGTCCAGAAGGTTCTCGAGGGGTACAAGCTGGGAGACCCTTTCGACAAGGGCACGCACGTCGGGCCCGTCATCTCGAAGCGGTCCAAGGAGGCGATCGAGTCGCACATCcaggacgccatcgccaagggcgCCACCGACGCAACCCCCGCCAACGAGTCCTTCAACAACCCGCCGCCCAAGGGCAACTTCGTTAAGCCCACGCTGCTGACCGGCGTCGACCACTCCATGACGGTCATGACGGAGGAGACGTTTGGGCCCGTCATCCCCGTCCAGCGCGTCAAGAGTGACGACGAGGCTGTCCAGCTCATGAATGACAGCGAGTTTGGCCTGACGGCCAGCATTTGGACCAAGGACACGGACCAGGGCTACGCGCTCGCGGACCAAGTGGAGGCGGGAACCGTCTTCGTGAACCGCTGCGACTATCCCAGCCCTGTAAGtcattcactcactcactcactcactcacacatGTGCCACATCTTTGCCCTGAGGATCGTCCGATCTGTGCCCTTCCGCTCCGATCGCCCTCCGTAGTTTTGAACCacggcccccctcccctccgtcTTTTTCTTTTACCCTCAGTCCGAAACCGCGCCGTTCGCCCACATCTAGCAAGCCTGTTGGGCACCACGCGGCATGTGTAGGCAATGGGCGCACGTTTTCTGCCTACCGCTGCTGCGTGTGCCTGCC from Colletotrichum higginsianum IMI 349063 chromosome 3, whole genome shotgun sequence includes the following:
- a CDS encoding Aldehyde dehydrogenase; its protein translation is MSVEVLKTISPTTNEPIITRNGVSQADLDELPNTATKAFESWSKTSLADRQAIVKKALNLLLEKKDELAEELTVQMGRPIAYTGVEVATAVKRGEYLLKISDEVLKDTDGEPEKGFKRFIRKVPVGPVLVLFAWNYPYLILVNSLIPALLAGNTVILKPSPQTPTIVEHVAKVFEAAGLPAGVLQYFHCGSPIMIESIVRNPKVKLVAFTGSVAGGLAVQQAASDRVVNVGLELGGKDPAYIRDDVDIDWAAAEIVDGAVFNSGQSCCSVERVYVADKIHDAFVAAVQKVLEGYKLGDPFDKGTHVGPVISKRSKEAIESHIQDAIAKGATDATPANESFNNPPPKGNFVKPTLLTGVDHSMTVMTEETFGPVIPVQRVKSDDEAVQLMNDSEFGLTASIWTKDTDQGYALADQVEAGTVFVNRCDYPSPDLAWTGWKNSGKGQTLSRFGFDQFVKLKSYHLKDYPK